From bacterium:
CCAGCTCCGGGGCGCCGATTCGTTTCTGGGCGTCGGCCAGGCCGAGCAGGGCGTTGACGTAGGTATCGTCGGCTTCGAGGGCCGTTTCGAACTGGGTGACGGCTTGCTGCGGATCGCCGAGCTTGTGCAACCAGACTTCGCCGAGTTCGGTCGCGAAGGCGGCCTGCTCGCTCGGGCGCATGGGCAGGCCGGCCTCCTGCTGGGTGAGCTGGAGATAGCGATCCCACTGCTCCCGCTGGGCGAAGAGGCGACGCAATTGCGCCAGAGCCGGGCGGTGGCTCGGATCGAGCTCCACCGCTTCCTCGAAACGCGCCAATGCCCGCGGCGCATCCATGCAACGGTCTTCCAGGACCTGCGCGAGGCGAAGCACCAGTCGTGCACGCACCGGGCCGTGATCTGCCGCATCCAGTGCATCGGCTTCGAGGCGGCTCTCGTACAACGCGACCAGCGCGTCCCATTCGCCCGCCAGGAAATGTGCTTCTTCCAGCGCTTCAAAAGCGAGGTCGTCGCCCGGGTCCGCATCGAACCGGGCGCGAAGTCCCTCCAGATTCGCGTCCAATGTCTTCCCCCCAGGGGAGGGCCAGGTCGGCTCTCCCGGCGGTCTCATCGGCCTTTGCGGGGCTGGGCTTGACCCCGAACCGCTTGCTGGGAAAATTCACTTTGATTAAGTTTTTCCAGGGTTTACGGAGCTGCCATGCCTGCGTCCCCGCCTGCTGGTCCGGATCCCTTGGGTTCCGACAGCGGCCACCATGTTTCACCGCAAGATCTGCCCGATGCGGAGCGACGCCGACGACGGCGCGATCTGCTGATTACGGCCAGCGTGATGGCGGCGATCGGCGCGGTGGTTCTCGTCGAGCAGCGGGTGGCGAGCCTCCCGCAAGCGTTGCCTTTCGGCGACAGCCTGCTCTTCCTGTTCCTGAACGTCTTCAATGTCGTGCTGATCGTTGGCCTGATCTACTTGATCGGACGGGCCTTCGTGAAGCTGATCTTCGAGCGGCGCTCGGGGACCCTCGGCTCGCACCTGAACTTGAAGTTCGTGCTGGCGCTCTTCTTGATGGCGGCCGTGCCGATGGGCGTGCAGTACGTCGTGTCGTCTTCGTTCATCACGGCGTCGATCAATGCGTGGTTCGGGTTGCAGATGGACCGCGCCATCGACGACAGCCACGAGGTGGCCGACGCCTACTACGATGCCTGGGCGCGCAACGCGCTGCATTTTGGCGAACGCATCGCCCTGCAGATCACCCACGAGCGTTTGCTGCGCGAAGACCAGCGAGCCGAGCTCGAGGCCTTCGTCCAGCGGAAGCAGCGAGAGTACAACCTGGGCGTGGTGCAGATCTTTCCGTTCGCCGAGGCGGAGCCGATCGCGACCTTGGTGAACCCTGAAATACCCGCCGATGCTTTCGTGAAGCGGGAGAGTGCGATCGTCGCTTCCGCCCTGGCGGGCGAGAGCACGACCCTGGTGGAGGGCACCGGGACGGACCTCGGTGACGTCATTCGCGGCGCCGTGCCAATCCGCTCTTCGGATCCCGTTCGTGCCGACGAGATCGTCGGGGCGGTCGTCGTGAACCACCTCGTGCCCCATGCCCTCGTCTACAAGGTGGACACGATTCGCAATGCGGTGGACGAGTATCGGGCGATCAAGCCCCTGGCCGGTCGCATCGCCGGGGTCTACAAGCTCGTGCTCCTGCTCTTCTCCCTGGTCATCGTGCTGTTCGCCACCTGGTGGGGGCTGCGGATCGCCAAGGGCGTGACGACGCCCATTCGTCTGCTCGCCGAGGGCACGGAGCTCGTCGCCAAGGGCGATCTCAGCGTCGTGATTCCCCAGGAATCCGAAGACGAGATCGGATTCCTCGTGAATTCGTTCAACCAGATGACGAAGGATCTTCGCGAAGCGCTCTCCGGCCTGGAACTCAGCAATGCGGAGCTCGACCAACGTCGCGCCTATATGGAGATCGTGCTGCGCAATGTCGACGCTGGCGTGGTCTCTCTGGATGCGGAG
This genomic window contains:
- a CDS encoding HAMP domain-containing protein; its protein translation is MPASPPAGPDPLGSDSGHHVSPQDLPDAERRRRRRDLLITASVMAAIGAVVLVEQRVASLPQALPFGDSLLFLFLNVFNVVLIVGLIYLIGRAFVKLIFERRSGTLGSHLNLKFVLALFLMAAVPMGVQYVVSSSFITASINAWFGLQMDRAIDDSHEVADAYYDAWARNALHFGERIALQITHERLLREDQRAELEAFVQRKQREYNLGVVQIFPFAEAEPIATLVNPEIPADAFVKRESAIVASALAGESTTLVEGTGTDLGDVIRGAVPIRSSDPVRADEIVGAVVVNHLVPHALVYKVDTIRNAVDEYRAIKPLAGRIAGVYKLVLLLFSLVIVLFATWWGLRIAKGVTTPIRLLAEGTELVAKGDLSVVIPQESEDEIGFLVNSFNQMTKDLREALSGLELSNAELDQRRAYMEIVLRNVDAGVVSLDAEGRIGTINPAAERLLAVAPGTQMIGSKLEEVLEQPELLDVIRELQGQTRVGIRESVRRQALVPSGEDVHTLSVTLSLLQDDEGRSLGSVIVFDDYTQEVRAQRMAAWREVARRIAHEIKNPLTPIQLSAQRIRRRFRDRLSGAPEDAQVLDECVDTITSQVEGLKVLVNEFSNFARLPAAKPLPDDLNQLVQEAVSSYAGTEGVALEMELDDSLPKVDFDREQLRRVLTNLIDNGCVAIGDAGREGTVTVRTFHDGPLQTVRLEIEDDGVGVRPEDRRRVFEPYFSTKDHGTGLGLAIVSRIVADHHGYIRVHERKPSGTRFIVELPVKST